The following are encoded in a window of Brienomyrus brachyistius isolate T26 unplaced genomic scaffold, BBRACH_0.4 scaffold79, whole genome shotgun sequence genomic DNA:
- the LOC125726918 gene encoding uncharacterized protein LOC125726918 → MVHTGVLAGLLLLSLFSSVVSADEGDLNALPKIIRFFETRYKPYEQTSSGEGAQYAVAINVPAGQCGASFEEKEFLREENTNNVKNDLETRRLYTGKQMVAARPKGTGSSAVHSERALLICDSSQAVAPVQNLLNTGDRNGCVVFYTYNSPCLDYCLNQGKDDNEQNRERVQKKRGNTNVQPAVKKCILDSLSILTNHPGPKAFVFSQVYRKDKEKAELLASALKVVAEKVPLYKCNTNSCIKCLDNNNKINSQCLS, encoded by the exons ATG GTGCATACAGGTGTGCTGGCTGGACTCCTCCTGCTCTCCCTGTTCTCCTCTGTGGTATCAGCAGACGAGGGGGATCTGAACGCTCTCCCTAAAATCATCCGATTCTTTGAGACCAG ATATAAACCATATGAACAGACCAGCAGCGGTGAAGGTGCCCAGTATGCTGTGGCCATCAACGTCCCAGCAGGACAGTGTGGGGCCAGTTTCGAAGAGAAAGAGTTCCTTAGGGAAGAGAACACAAATAATGTCAAGAATGACCTTGAGACAAGGAGACTTTACACGGGAAAACAGATGGTCGCTGCCAGACCAAAGGGCACTGGCTCCTCAGCCGTCCACTCAGAGCGCGCCTTGCTCATCTGTGATAGCAGCCAAGCTGTCGCTCCTGTGCAAAACCTGCTGAACACAGGGGACAGAAATGGCTGTGTGGTGTTCTACACTTACAACTCTCCATGTCTGGACTACTGCCTGAACCAAGGAAAGGACGACAACGAACAGAACCGGGAGAGAGtccagaaaaagagaggaaataCTAATGTCCAGCCCGCTGTGAAGAAGTGCATCCTGGACTCTCTCAGTATACTGACCAATCACCCCGGTCCCAAGGCCTTTGTGTTCAGTCAGGTCTAtaggaaagacaaagaaaaggcCGAGCTGTTGGCCTCTGCCCTGAAGGTGGTTGCAGAGAAGGTCCCCCTCTACAAATGTAACACCAACTCCTGTATCAAGTGCCTGGATAACAATAACAAGATCAACAGTCAATGCCTGTCCTAA